In a genomic window of Flavobacterium lipolyticum:
- a CDS encoding MBG domain-containing protein, with protein MKKELLWMYLCFFGLVTHSYGNINTINNVTAFLSYPVKPDWLKLEVNNTSTAYNYRPSLLGLDEFTGDRNGNIYFQWYDSDTVTNLTGAKTDQTGATVSTILRTYPATVSGETFDNYNFNHINGTLTIDGSNLPETVIYPTALLTSTVTKTYGDPDYSPDPLNSSTSYSSSNSAVATIVNNKVHIVASGTAIITLAASDGSTIQQVLTVNKAPLSIIADNKSKKNGENNPQFTLSYSGFLNGDTTASLTTAPAVSTTAGTLSPTGTYPITVSGGSSDKYEFHYTNGTMTIIDPTISKVSIVANGTTASSTYTGNYGIELSYDNDPNTYYHSGPIANTSPFILNYRLNGSAVVNGLRYSPKPQSALGRAGDLGKVKISYNTVSDATFQPLMDYDFGQLATAKSFNFPFPITPLNIRIEVLEGIGGYAACSEMEFYTDLIFESKVTKTYGALDYRPVVPNLNESNASYSSSNSAVATIVNNRVHIVASGTSIITIAAPDGSTAQQILTVNKAPLNIIADNKSKNLGENNPQFTFSYSGLLNGDAIGSLTTAPAVSSTALVLSPMGGYDITVSGGSSDKYEFHYTKGIMTVIDPLISKVSVVANGTTASSTHPGNYGIELSYDNNPNTFYHSDFFNGTTCILNYHFNGSAVVNSLIYKTKPLSAPGRAGDFGNVRISYNTVSDATFQPLMNYDFKQLTTDKGVNFPFSITPLNIRIEVLDANSTYAACSEMEFYNGSSYYTTKRYGDANYAPFSNPALSYTSNNSAVATIVNNKVHIVGSGTTIITIAAPDGSTAQETLVVGKAPLTVTANNQSRAYGAVNPTLTLSYSGFVNGDTAGSLTTAPSATTSAVVSSPLGNYDITISGGSSDKYDFTYAAGTLTIGKAPLIVTANNKSRAYGAVNPDLTLSYSGFVNGDMAGSLTTAPSAATSAVVSSPLGNYDITVSGGISDKYDFTYAKGTLTIGKAPLTVTANNQSKVYGAANPVLRLSYSGFVNGDTAGSLTTAPSAATSAVASSPAGSYDITVSGGNSDKYDFTYVKGTLTIGKVPLIVTANNKSRTYGAVNPDFTMSYSGFVNGDTAGSLTTAPSAATSAVTSSSVGSYDITVSGGISDKYDFTYAKGALTVNKAQLTVTAGNKSRAYGAVNPDLTVSYSGFVNGDTAGSLTTAPSATTSAVASSPAGSYDITVSGGISDKYDFTYAKGILTIGKVPLIVTANNKSKAYGAVNPDLTVSYSGFVNGDTAGSLTTAPSAATSAVASSPAGSYDITVSGGISDKYDFTYAKGILTIGKVPLIVTANNKSRAYGAVNPDLTLSYSGFVNGDTAGSLTTAPSAVTSAVASSPAGSYDITVSGGISDKYDFTYAKGILTIGKVPLIVTANNKSRTYGAVNPDLTVSYSGFVNGDTAGSLTTAPSIATSAVASSPAGSYDITVGGGISDKYDFTYAKGTLTVNKAQLTVTVGNQSRAYGVVNPDLTVSYSGFVNGDTAGSLTTAPSATTSAVTSSPAGSYDITVGGGISDKYDFTYAKGTLTVNKAQLTVTAGNQSRAYGAVNPDLTVSYSGFVNGDTAGSLTTVPSAATSAVASSPLGSYDITVSGGTSGNYDFTYVNGILTVNKAQLTVTAGNQSRAYGAVNPDLTVSYSGFVNGDTAGSLTTAPSIATSAVASSSAGSYDITVSGGISDKYDFTYVKGILTVNKAQLTVTAGNQSKAYGAVNPNLTVSYSGFVNGDTAGSLTTAPSAVTSAVASSSAGSYDITVSGGSSDKYDFIYAKGILTIGKVPLIVTADNKSKIYGAANPVLTLSYSGFVNGDTAGSLTTVPSAATSAVASSPAGSYGITVSGGTSGNYDLTYAAGTLIIGKAPLTVRADNKSKVYGAANPVLTLSYSGFVNGDTVGSLTTAPSATTSAVASSSTGTYPITISGGTSGNYDFTYVNGTLTIGKTLLTVTQITVGTKVYPNPVKTINYLMACGENNVNVALSNATNATFTPAANFTINTPKPGIYTQNVTITSEDGSANATYAITVEKPFDFDDIVHQKFNNVLIVNNNPQTNGGYEFVSYQWFKNGQLIGTGQYFSAGDDLGNKLDLTADYSVKMTTKDGKVLQTCPSKMKTQKSLEVKLYPNPVETGKMLTVDADLPEGDLENMQISLYSVTGKLLTTVKSSTAQTQIQLPPSTESNMVLVVIESGNIKKSFKVLVK; from the coding sequence ATGAAGAAAGAATTATTATGGATGTATTTATGCTTTTTTGGATTGGTTACTCATTCTTATGGCAATATAAATACAATAAACAATGTGACGGCATTTTTATCCTACCCCGTAAAGCCAGATTGGCTAAAATTAGAGGTAAATAACACTTCGACAGCTTATAATTATAGGCCGTCGCTTTTAGGTTTAGATGAGTTTACCGGTGATAGGAATGGAAATATCTATTTTCAATGGTATGATTCTGATACTGTAACCAATTTAACTGGTGCTAAAACTGACCAAACTGGGGCTACAGTTTCGACTATTCTGAGGACTTATCCTGCTACCGTAAGTGGAGAAACTTTCGATAACTACAATTTTAACCATATAAACGGAACGTTAACTATCGATGGTAGTAATCTTCCTGAAACTGTGATCTACCCTACTGCTCTTTTGACATCAACGGTGACTAAAACCTACGGAGATCCGGATTATTCTCCGGATCCTCTGAATTCAAGTACTTCTTACAGTAGTAGTAATTCTGCGGTAGCCACCATTGTAAACAACAAGGTGCATATTGTGGCTTCTGGAACAGCAATCATTACTTTAGCTGCTTCGGATGGGAGTACAATACAGCAGGTTTTAACGGTTAACAAAGCGCCATTAAGTATTATTGCTGATAACAAATCCAAAAAAAATGGAGAAAATAATCCCCAATTTACCCTTTCTTATTCGGGGTTTTTAAATGGAGATACTACAGCTAGTTTAACTACGGCCCCTGCTGTCTCTACTACTGCCGGTACTTTAAGTCCGACGGGGACTTATCCTATCACAGTAAGTGGAGGAAGTTCAGATAAATATGAATTTCACTATACAAACGGGACCATGACGATTATCGATCCTACTATTAGTAAAGTATCAATTGTGGCCAACGGGACAACTGCTTCTTCTACCTATACTGGAAACTATGGAATTGAGCTCTCATATGACAATGACCCGAATACGTATTATCATTCTGGGCCCATTGCTAATACATCTCCATTTATCCTTAACTATCGTCTTAATGGATCCGCAGTAGTTAATGGTTTGAGATATAGCCCAAAACCGCAAAGCGCACTAGGAAGAGCTGGTGATTTAGGAAAGGTGAAAATCAGTTACAATACGGTTTCGGATGCCACTTTTCAACCTCTGATGGATTATGATTTTGGACAGTTGGCAACGGCTAAAAGTTTCAACTTTCCTTTTCCGATAACTCCGTTAAATATTCGTATTGAGGTTCTAGAGGGTATCGGTGGTTATGCTGCTTGTTCTGAAATGGAATTTTATACTGACCTTATTTTTGAATCAAAGGTAACTAAAACTTACGGAGCTCTCGATTATCGGCCGGTAGTCCCGAATTTAAACGAATCAAATGCCTCCTACAGTAGTAGCAATTCTGCAGTAGCCACCATTGTAAACAACAGAGTACATATTGTGGCTTCCGGAACATCAATTATTACTATAGCTGCTCCGGACGGGAGTACAGCACAACAAATCTTAACGGTTAACAAAGCCCCATTAAATATTATTGCTGATAACAAATCCAAAAATTTGGGAGAAAATAATCCCCAATTTACCTTTTCTTATTCGGGTTTATTAAATGGAGATGCTATAGGTAGCTTAACTACGGCTCCAGCTGTCTCTAGCACTGCCCTTGTTTTAAGTCCGATGGGGGGGTATGATATCACAGTAAGTGGGGGGAGTTCAGATAAATACGAATTTCACTATACAAAGGGGATCATGACGGTTATCGATCCTCTTATTAGTAAAGTATCAGTTGTGGCCAACGGGACAACTGCTTCTAGTACCCATCCGGGAAACTATGGAATTGAGCTTTCATATGACAATAACCCGAACACGTTTTATCATTCTGACTTCTTTAATGGGACAACTTGTATTCTTAACTATCATTTTAATGGATCCGCAGTAGTCAATAGTTTGATATATAAAACAAAACCGCTAAGTGCACCAGGAAGAGCTGGTGATTTCGGAAATGTGAGAATCAGTTACAATACGGTTTCGGATGCCACTTTTCAGCCTCTGATGAATTATGACTTTAAACAGTTGACAACGGATAAAGGTGTCAACTTTCCTTTTTCGATAACTCCGTTAAACATTCGTATTGAGGTTCTAGACGCTAACAGTACTTATGCTGCTTGTTCTGAAATGGAATTTTATAATGGTTCATCTTATTATACCACCAAAAGATATGGAGATGCCAATTATGCTCCTTTCTCAAACCCGGCCTTGTCGTATACCAGTAATAATTCTGCAGTAGCCACCATTGTAAACAACAAAGTACATATTGTGGGTTCCGGAACAACAATCATTACTATAGCTGCTCCGGATGGGAGTACAGCACAAGAAACCTTAGTAGTTGGCAAAGCCCCATTGACTGTTACAGCCAATAATCAATCGAGAGCCTATGGAGCGGTCAATCCAACTTTAACGCTGTCTTATAGCGGTTTTGTAAACGGAGATACGGCAGGGAGTCTTACCACAGCGCCAAGTGCTACAACAAGTGCTGTAGTATCAAGTCCGTTGGGTAATTATGATATTACAATAAGCGGAGGAAGTTCAGATAAATACGACTTTACTTATGCTGCTGGTACACTGACCATTGGTAAAGCGCCATTGATCGTTACTGCCAATAATAAATCCAGAGCCTATGGAGCTGTCAATCCAGACTTAACACTGTCTTATAGCGGTTTTGTAAACGGAGATATGGCAGGGAGTCTTACCACAGCGCCAAGTGCTGCAACAAGTGCCGTAGTATCAAGTCCGTTGGGTAATTATGATATTACAGTAAGCGGAGGAATTTCAGATAAATACGACTTTACTTATGCTAAAGGTACACTGACCATTGGTAAAGCGCCATTGACCGTTACGGCCAATAATCAATCAAAAGTCTATGGAGCCGCCAATCCGGTTTTAAGGCTGTCTTATAGCGGTTTTGTAAATGGAGATACGGCAGGGAGTCTTACCACAGCGCCAAGTGCCGCAACAAGTGCTGTCGCATCAAGTCCGGCGGGCAGTTATGATATTACAGTAAGTGGAGGAAACTCAGATAAATACGACTTTACTTATGTTAAAGGTACACTGACCATTGGTAAAGTGCCATTGATCGTTACGGCCAATAATAAATCCAGAACCTATGGAGCTGTCAATCCAGACTTCACAATGTCTTATAGCGGTTTTGTAAACGGAGATACGGCAGGGAGTCTTACCACAGCGCCAAGTGCCGCAACAAGTGCTGTAACATCAAGTTCGGTGGGCAGTTATGATATCACAGTAAGCGGAGGAATTTCAGATAAATACGACTTTACTTACGCTAAAGGTGCACTAACTGTAAATAAAGCACAATTAACGGTTACAGCTGGTAATAAATCCAGAGCCTATGGAGCTGTCAATCCAGACTTAACAGTGTCTTATAGCGGTTTTGTAAACGGAGATACGGCAGGGAGTCTTACCACAGCGCCAAGTGCTACAACAAGTGCTGTCGCATCAAGTCCGGCGGGTAGTTATGATATTACAGTAAGCGGAGGGATTTCAGATAAATACGACTTTACTTATGCTAAAGGTATACTTACCATTGGTAAAGTGCCATTGATCGTTACGGCCAATAATAAATCAAAAGCCTATGGAGCTGTCAATCCAGACTTAACAGTGTCTTATAGCGGTTTTGTAAACGGAGATACGGCAGGGAGTCTTACCACAGCGCCAAGTGCCGCAACAAGTGCTGTAGCATCAAGTCCGGCGGGCAGTTATGATATTACAGTAAGCGGAGGAATTTCAGACAAATACGACTTTACTTATGCTAAAGGTATACTTACCATTGGTAAAGTGCCATTGATCGTTACGGCCAATAATAAATCCAGAGCCTATGGAGCTGTCAATCCAGACTTAACACTGTCTTATAGCGGTTTTGTAAACGGAGATACGGCAGGGAGTCTTACCACAGCGCCAAGTGCCGTAACAAGTGCTGTAGCATCAAGTCCGGCGGGCAGTTATGATATTACAGTAAGCGGAGGGATTTCAGATAAATACGACTTTACTTATGCTAAAGGTATACTTACCATTGGTAAAGTGCCATTGATCGTTACGGCCAATAATAAATCCAGAACCTATGGAGCTGTCAATCCAGACTTAACAGTGTCTTATAGCGGTTTTGTAAATGGAGATACAGCAGGGAGTCTTACCACAGCGCCAAGTATCGCAACAAGTGCTGTCGCATCAAGTCCGGCGGGCAGTTATGATATTACAGTAGGCGGAGGGATTTCAGATAAATACGACTTTACTTATGCTAAAGGTACACTAACTGTAAATAAAGCACAGTTAACGGTTACAGTTGGTAATCAATCAAGAGCCTATGGAGTTGTCAATCCAGACTTAACAGTGTCTTATAGCGGTTTTGTAAACGGAGATACGGCAGGGAGTCTTACCACAGCGCCAAGTGCTACAACAAGTGCTGTAACATCAAGTCCGGCGGGCAGTTATGATATTACAGTGGGCGGAGGAATTTCAGATAAATACGACTTTACTTATGCTAAAGGTACACTAACTGTAAATAAAGCACAATTAACGGTTACAGCTGGTAATCAATCCAGAGCCTATGGAGCGGTCAATCCAGACTTAACAGTGTCTTATAGCGGTTTTGTAAACGGAGATACGGCAGGGAGTCTTACCACAGTGCCAAGTGCCGCAACAAGTGCTGTAGCATCAAGTCCGTTGGGTAGTTATGATATTACAGTAAGTGGAGGAACTTCGGGCAACTACGACTTTACTTATGTTAATGGTATACTAACTGTAAATAAAGCACAATTAACGGTTACAGCTGGTAATCAATCCAGAGCCTATGGAGCTGTCAATCCAGACTTAACAGTGTCTTATAGCGGTTTTGTAAACGGAGATACGGCAGGGAGTCTTACCACAGCGCCAAGTATCGCAACAAGTGCTGTCGCATCAAGTTCGGCAGGCAGTTATGATATTACAGTAAGTGGAGGAATTTCAGATAAATACGACTTTACTTATGTTAAAGGTATACTAACTGTAAATAAAGCACAATTAACGGTTACAGCTGGTAATCAATCCAAAGCCTATGGAGCTGTCAATCCAAACTTAACAGTGTCTTATAGCGGTTTTGTAAACGGAGATACGGCAGGGAGTCTTACCACAGCGCCAAGTGCCGTAACAAGTGCTGTCGCATCAAGTTCGGCAGGCAGTTATGATATTACAGTAAGTGGAGGAAGTTCAGATAAATACGACTTTATTTATGCTAAAGGTATACTTACCATTGGTAAAGTGCCATTGATCGTTACGGCCGATAATAAATCAAAAATCTATGGAGCCGCTAATCCGGTCTTAACGCTGTCTTATAGCGGTTTTGTAAACGGAGATACGGCAGGGAGTCTTACCACAGTGCCAAGTGCTGCAACAAGTGCTGTAGCATCAAGTCCGGCGGGCAGTTATGGTATTACAGTAAGCGGCGGAACTTCGGGGAACTACGACTTAACTTATGCTGCTGGTACACTGATCATTGGTAAAGCGCCATTGACCGTTAGAGCCGATAATAAATCAAAAGTTTATGGAGCTGCTAATCCGGTCTTAACGCTGTCTTATAGCGGTTTTGTAAACGGAGATACAGTAGGGAGTCTTACCACAGCGCCAAGTGCTACAACAAGTGCTGTAGCGTCAAGTTCGACGGGAACTTATCCTATCACAATAAGCGGAGGAACTTCGGGCAACTACGACTTTACTTATGTTAATGGTACACTGACCATTGGCAAAACGCTATTGACCGTAACTCAAATTACTGTTGGTACTAAAGTTTATCCAAATCCGGTTAAAACTATTAATTACCTGATGGCATGTGGCGAGAACAACGTAAATGTAGCATTGAGCAATGCAACCAATGCAACCTTTACGCCTGCAGCTAATTTTACGATCAATACACCTAAACCTGGAATTTATACGCAAAATGTAACGATTACTTCTGAAGACGGAAGTGCTAATGCTACTTATGCTATAACTGTAGAAAAACCATTTGATTTCGATGATATTGTACACCAAAAATTCAATAATGTACTTATCGTAAACAACAACCCTCAAACGAATGGCGGTTATGAGTTTGTTTCATACCAATGGTTTAAAAATGGACAATTAATTGGTACAGGCCAATACTTTTCAGCAGGAGACGATCTGGGGAATAAATTAGATCTTACTGCCGACTATAGTGTAAAAATGACTACTAAAGATGGTAAAGTGCTGCAAACATGTCCTTCTAAAATGAAGACACAAAAATCACTTGAGGTTAAATTGTATCCAAATCCGGTTGAAACAGGAAAAATGCTTACTGTAGACGCTGATTTGCCAGAAGGTGATTTAGAAAACATGCAAATAAGTCTTTACTCTGTTACAGGTAAACTACTTACAACAGTGAAATCGTCTACTGCTCAGACACAAATACAATTACCTCC